A DNA window from Methanooceanicella nereidis contains the following coding sequences:
- the prf1 gene encoding peptide chain release factor aRF-1, which produces MSEEAKHKYEFKRQLEELRSKQGQGTELVSLYIPHEKRISDIVAYLRDEHGSAANIKSKSTRTNVQSALESILARLKYYKEPPENGMVIFCGAISIGGDKTAMETIVVEPPQVITSFSYRCGSAFELDKLEDMLVDKKTFGLLVLDRREATIGLLKGKHITPMRHLTSTVPGKQRKGGQSSHRFQQLRLIAINDFNTRIGDSANDIFLTVDRNDFQGILIGGPTPSKEEFVKGEYLHHELQPKIMGLFDIAYTDESGLSELMEAASEVLSGLDVMKEKKFMERFMKELVSDNGLAAYGEDSVRQNLQLGSVEVLLLSEDLRRSRITIKCQNCDYTKTSTIKYRPGETPTVSDKCPKCQSSLSIADKVDVVEELSVLSDQMNTQVEFISTDFEEGEQLFNAFGGIAAILRYKTGV; this is translated from the coding sequence ATGTCAGAAGAAGCAAAACACAAGTACGAATTTAAGAGGCAGCTTGAGGAACTTCGAAGCAAGCAGGGTCAGGGGACCGAGCTTGTCTCGTTATATATCCCTCACGAAAAGAGAATATCGGATATCGTCGCTTATCTGAGAGATGAGCACGGGTCCGCGGCCAACATTAAATCCAAATCGACAAGGACCAATGTGCAGAGCGCCCTTGAATCGATCCTGGCCAGGCTTAAATATTACAAAGAGCCGCCAGAGAACGGAATGGTCATATTTTGCGGCGCCATATCCATCGGCGGGGATAAGACGGCCATGGAGACCATAGTGGTCGAGCCGCCACAGGTGATCACATCCTTTTCATACCGGTGCGGAAGCGCTTTCGAGTTAGATAAGCTGGAAGATATGCTGGTCGACAAAAAGACCTTCGGCCTTCTGGTCCTTGACAGGCGTGAGGCTACGATAGGCCTTTTAAAAGGTAAGCATATCACGCCCATGAGGCATCTGACGAGCACTGTCCCCGGCAAACAGAGAAAAGGCGGTCAGTCATCCCATCGTTTCCAGCAGCTAAGGCTCATCGCCATCAACGATTTTAACACGAGGATAGGTGATTCGGCCAACGACATCTTCCTGACCGTGGACCGTAACGACTTTCAGGGCATCCTCATAGGCGGGCCTACCCCTTCGAAAGAGGAATTCGTTAAGGGAGAATACCTGCACCACGAGCTCCAGCCGAAGATCATGGGGCTTTTTGACATAGCATACACGGACGAGTCAGGGCTGTCTGAGCTGATGGAAGCCGCGAGCGAAGTGCTTTCCGGGCTTGACGTCATGAAGGAGAAGAAGTTCATGGAGCGCTTCATGAAAGAGCTTGTAAGCGATAACGGCCTGGCGGCATATGGTGAGGATTCAGTCCGTCAAAACCTTCAGTTAGGCTCGGTAGAAGTGCTGCTTTTATCTGAAGACCTGAGAAGAAGCCGTATCACGATAAAGTGCCAGAACTGCGACTATACAAAGACGAGCACGATCAAGTACAGGCCGGGGGAGACGCCCACGGTATCCGACAAATGTCCGAAGTGCCAGTCCTCGTTAAGCATAGCTGATAAGGTCGACGTCGTGGAGGAGCTTTCGGTACTTTCAGACCAGATGAACACTCAGGTAGAGTTCATATCGACTGACTTTGAGGAAGGGGAGCAGCTCTTTAACGCGTTCGGCGGCATCGCGGCCATTTTGAGATATAAGACAGGGGTATGA